The genome window TGAAGATACAGTAGGGCCATATATAACAATAAAATTCGATTATATTAATGGTATAATTGTTGAAAAATCGCTAATAAGTGAAGATATTATTTGGGATTATCTTAAGCAATTTGATTAAACAGATTTACCACATAACATAGATTTGAAATTGTCATTCCGGCTGTCATATTCTGTGCAATTCTGCTTCGCAGGCACAGAATTCGCCAGCTTTCGGTATGCAATTTAAATCGGCGTTATCCAGCCTTCGGCCAAAAAAATATTAAAAGGATTGCTGATAGTATCATATGATACTATCATTGAAGTATGAAACCACCGTATGATATTACGAAAACAATATTGGATTTATATGGGCAAATAACAGAAGCATTGGGTATCTGCCAAAGCTTTATGCTTGTTAAACCAGAAGCACGACTACGCCGTCAAAACCGAATTAAAACAATCCAATCATCTCTTTCAATAGAAGGTAATACACTCAATATTGAGAATGTAACAGCATTATTAGATAATCAAAGAATTATTGGTCCAAAAAAAGACATCATCGAAGTACAGAATGCTATCAAAGCATATGATCAGTTGAATGAATTGAGGCCATTCAATAAAAATGATTTTCTTTCAGCACATGGAATACTAATGAAAGATTTAGTAAAAGCACCTGGAGAATATAGAAAATCACAAGTAGGAATTATGAAGGGGAAGGAAGTAACACATATTGCCCCCACATCAGAAATGGTTCCTGGCCTAATGAATGACTTATTCAAATACCTTAAAGAAGATACAGATTTAGAAATTATCAAAAGCTGTGTCTTTCACTATGAGATGGAATTCATTCATCCCTTTGAAGACGGAAACGGAAGAATGGGGAGATATTGGCAAACACGCATATTGATGAAAGTAAATCCAATATTTGAATTTGTACCAATTGAAAAGCTAATTAAAGATCATCAGAAAGAGTATTATCAGGCCTTATCAATTTCAGATAATACCGGAAAATCAACTGTATTTATTGAATTCATGCTAAACATCATAAATCAAGCATTACGTGATACGATTAATGAATCAAAGCCAGCAAGCCCAGATTATCAAAAACGCACAGAAGTTGCTCTCTCTCAGCTGGATAGCTGGTTTGATAGAAAAGAATATATGAAAGTATGTAAAGGAATCTCTAGTGCTACAGCTAGTAGAGATTTAAAACAGTTAATTGAAGAAAACAGGATTGAGTCTACAGGTAAAGGTAGAATGACAAAATATAGAATGGAAAAGAGTGGATAACAAACAATTGAAGTAGAATTACCTACTGTCATGGATCAAGCTATCTACTACGTAGGCATGATCCACGCCAGCTGACGGCAATCTACTTAATTGGATGTTATCTAGAAATAAGAAATGATATAAAGTCAAATATGTAGTAAAATAGGAGTAATCTATGAATTATCAACCGATTTTTAACAAACTGACAAGAGAATCTCTATACAAATTTATTAAAGCTAATGAATTAAAAGTAAAAAAAAGTGGTTCTAAAGAGGAAATAGAAAAAAACTTAGTTGACCACTTTGAGAAGAATACTACAGATAAAGAAAAATTTGATAAGTATTATATTGATACAGAAAGTGCAGGTAGGAAACACTTCTATTTATATAGGTTCAAATTTAGTGACGGATTAATTCAAGATATTACAAAAAAATGTAATATGTACCACTTAGAAAATGATAGAACATTTAATCCTTTAAAAGATGATAATAAAATTTACTATGTTAATGAGAATAACTGTATAACGATCAAGAAAATCCAGATTAAAAAAGTATATACTTTACTTGATGAAGGTGAAAATGATGATAAGCTTATAAAAGAATATCAAATTACTCATATTCATTTTGTTGAGTTTCTATATTTTGATTTTAACCATAATAGAATAATTTGTGGGTATGATACTTATGGTGATATTCTTGAAAAAAGAAACCTCGATAAGAGTTTGTTTGAGTTTTTAGAAGATTTTATACCTTCATATGAAGGCAGTCTGGAACAATTAATAACATCAGACAGTTTAGAGAAACTTCGATATCTTCCAAACTGCCTTGTTTTTTCCATACATAATCAGGCAAATAGATATGATTCTGCAGTGTTCAAGAAAGAAAGAGCAGATGTTGAAGACATACTTAGGGATTTAAAACAGGGTAAGTATAAAATATCAGAAATAAAGGAAAATAACCCTGACTTTGACGTACAAACAAATATGTTATTTGAGGCTGGTCAATCAGTAGCAATAGATTCCGATATTGATTTATTTAATAAAAAGATTGATTTCTATTATTTTACCGAAAGAGGTGGTATTGTATCTACGTTTAGATTGAGAATGGATTCAATAAAAAGCCAGATAATTACATTTTCAGAATCAGTTACGAAACAGGAGCTTTGGGATGTATTCAATAGAATTAATTAATATATTAAAAGCAATTCCTGAGTTGTCACACCAAAACTTTTCAAAGATTGATAATTTGTTGGGTAGTGTTGGTACTGGTGGTATTTTCAGGAAATCTGAATTACTCCGAGTTGTTAGTCAGAAATCTTTGATATCAAAAATAGAAGCATTTTTAATTCAAAATACAATAATTCAACCATACAAAAAAAATTGTCCTACATGTGGCAATGAGTACGCAAAAGAAGTTGATAAGTGTGACTATTGCGATACTGATTTAACTAATCCAACAAATATAAGTTATTTTAAAATAGTTGCAGAAATACAATTATCAAATGATGAAAAGAAAGTTATTTCTCAAAAAAAGATGAACTTAGATATTTCAGCTTTTAAACTATTAATACGAAAAATTGAACGAATTAAAAGAACGCAACGCAACGGATATTTAGTATTATTTGACTTAGCAAATTCTACAGAGATTCGTAAGGAAAATATGTATTTTCATTCATTGTTATGCAAGCAATTTAATTCTTTTATTAAAGAATTTGTAAGGCCCTATTTTTTGAAATCAAATGCAATTGTTGTGAAATCAGAAGGTGATTCAGCGTTTGTTTTTTTTACTAACCAAGATGATCTTGAGTCATTTATAATGGATTATCATGAAAACATAAAGTTTCAAGATTTTTATAATAAGATGATTGAATTCAATGAAGACAATAAAGTTAAATCGTATATAAAAACATATATTTCCGCATCTGATGTATCTGAATATCACCAAACAGATATGTTAAGTCTCGATTTTGAAAGTATGGAAGCTTTTACATTTATTAATCGAATAGAAAAGATTGGTAAATCTAAACTCGTTGAGTCTTATGGGGAAAATGACTTAATACCATATTTTATTTTAAGTAGAACTGAAATATTTCCAAGTAAAGAGTTCATGTTAAGTAATGTGCAGAATTATGGAAATGTAAATGTTTATTTATCTCTATCAAAAGACATAGATTCAACAATCTCTAGATAACAAACATTTGAACGTTGACAGCCCTACTGTCACAAATGCTGCTTTTCGCTTCGCGGCAGCATTTCCGCCAGCTTAACGGTCTGCAAGTTAAATGGGCGTTATGCCGATCAAAAGACATAAGTTCCTATTGTAAAAGGATTAATTAAAAACATAGGCATTGCTGCATCTAAAAAGGAAATCTCCGATGGTAGCTTATGCTTCGAAGAGAAATCCAGACCAAGGTGAGGATGAAGAGAATATCAAACCATAAGAAGTGTCTAATGAGCAATAGTATAAAATAGACCTACACAATAGAATGTGTTATGCTTTACACTAACTTGTATTTGGAGGTTGTTATGGCAACTAATTTAGCAATAGATGATCAATTACTGGTGTTAGCGCAAAATGTCGCTGGTATAAAGACTAAAAAAGAAACAGTAAATCAGGCTCTTAAAGAATTTGTTCAAAGAAGACAGCAAGAAGATATTATCGATCTCTTTGGAGAAATTGATTATGACGATGATTATGATTACAAAAAACTGAGAGATAGAAATTGAAAGTACTTGTGGATACATCTGTTTGGTCTCTCGCATTTAGGAAAAAGAGCCCAACAGAAGATGAGAAGAGAATAATTAATGAACTCAAAGAGCTGATACGTGAGTTACGTGTAGTGCTAATTGGCCCAATTAGACAAGAATTACTATCGGGAATCTCAAATGAGATAAAATTCCAGTCATTAAAAGACAAAATGAGGGCATTTGATGATCTGGTTATTACAACACAGGATTATGAATATGCAGCTAAAATTTATAATGATTGCCGAAAGAATGGAATACAAGGTTCTCAAGTTGACTATTTGATTTGCAGTGTTGCTAGATCAAATAACATCAGTGTATTCTCAACTGATAAGGATTTTACCAATTACAATCAAGTAATTGAGCTTAAGCTGCATCAGGTGAGAAAAGAGATATAAGAGACGGCATAACAAGCTAATGCACCTGACATTCCTATTGTCACACCTTCTTGCTCAAGATCTATTCAATAATAAATAATTGCTTTTCAATATAGTGTTGATGATTTACCATATTGGCAAGAAGTGGGCCAATACCTGTCCTGCGGCCAGGCCGGAATGCACGTGATCAGGATGTTGTGCAGGCAAAAATGCTAGGATTCAGATTTCTGATATTTTCTCATGAAATATTTAGGGATTTTCCTTCTCTTGTTGGTATCTGTCTGTCATGGATAAATGTAGCAACCTTGTCGGCTGCGGCTGGCAGAAGTACAAATATAGTGGAATTCGCCTGCGCCTTATTCAACTGTTTTAAAATTGACCCAGTTCTGGCCGTTGAATTCTGAAGTGGGGGTGCACAACAAACTAATGCACCTGACATTCCTTTTGTCACACCTTCTTGCTTAAAGTCTTTTCAATAATAAATATTGCTTCTCAATATAGTGTTGATGATTTACCATAATGGCAAGAAGTGCGCCAATACCTGTCCTTTGGCCAGGCCGGAATGCACGTGATCAGGATGTTCTACAGATTTAAGAATTAATAAGTCTTTAAATCAAAAGAAATAATATAAATTTTAGTAAAATAAGAGAAATAAATCAAACTCCAGTGGAAGCTCAGCTTTGGAGTAATAAACCTCCGGTGGAAGATTATTATGTTAGAATGAATGATCAGGAAATGGACTAAGTACGAGATTAGATGTATATTGAACGTACGGATAACCGTACGGAGGATGCCATGAGTTCAATTAATGTAACAAATGCAAGGAAAGATCTGTATAAAATTGTTGAAACTGTCAATTTATCTCATGAACCTGTACATATAACAGGAAAAAACAGCTCTGCTGTTTTAATAGGAGAGGATGACTGGAAGAGCATTGAAGAAACGCTTCATCTCATGTCCATACCAGGCATGAGAGAATCTATCATTAAAGGAATGAATACTCCAATAGATGAATTAGATGATTCTTTGGATTGGTAAATGTTCAAATTACTCTATACAAAACAAGCAAAAAAAGATGCAAGAAAGCTATCTGAAAGTAGTCTAAAAAAGAAAGCTCAGCAGATATTAGAAATAATAGAAGTCAATCCATTCCAGAATCCACCCCCATATGAAAAACTGATTGGAGATTTAACAGGGGCTTACTCAAGAAGAATAAATATTCAACATCGTATTGTATATCAAGTACTTGAAAAAGAACAAATAGTTAAAATATTAAGAATGTGGACACACTATGAATAAAGAGAACTGTAGAACAAGCTTTTGAAGTAGTCAGTCGGGATGTCATGATCCTTGCATTCGCAACGATCCCGCCATCTTTCCTCCTGCTGCTTAAAAGAATGTTATGCCGATCAAAAGACATAAGTTCCTATTGTAAAAGGATTAATTAAAAACATAGGCATTGCTGCATCTAAAAAGGAAATCTCCGATGGTAGCTTATGCTTCGAAGAGAAATCCTGACAAAGTCAGGATGGATACATGCATTTTATATCACAAAAAGATTTTATATCATCCAATTAGAATATTATCAAATTGATAAAACATATCAAATGTGGTATAATCCATTGAGATGAATGAAGTATTGATTCTTGAACCTGCAAAGGAATTTATTGATTCTCTTAGTATTAAAATGCAGGCATAAACATTTAGAACAATTGATTTGTTGCAGGAATTTGGATTCTCATTAGCAATGCCACACTCAAAAAAGCTTACTGGTTATGATCTATATGAACTGAGAGTGAAATTTGCATCAGATATTGTTCGCATGTTTTATTATGTCCACAATGGAAAGATATTCATTATTTCATCTGGATATATAAAAAAGACAAACAAGACCAGTAAAAATGAAATTGAAAAAGCTATATCGTTAATAAATAGATACTTACAGGAGGTTGAAGATGAAAGCATATAATTATGAAGAATTTAAGAAAGAGCGACTATCTGATCCCCATTTAAAAGCAGAATATGATTTCTTAGAAGAAGAATTCACATTATCAAAAGAAATAATTCAACTAAGGAAAGACAAAAACTTAACCCAGAAAGAACTTGCTCATGAAATAGGAAGCTCACAACCAGCAATAGCGAGGCTTGAATCAGGGAATTACAGAAATTTATCACTTTCCTTCTTAAGAAAAGTTGCTACAGCTTTAGATGCAGTACCAGAAGTACATCTAAAAAGAAAGGCAAATTAAGAACGAGGCATAACAAGCTAATGCACCTGACATTCCTATTGTCACACCTTCTTGCTCAAGATCCATTCAATAATAAATAATTGCTTTTCAATATAGTTTTGATGATTTACCATATTGGCAAGAAGTGCGCCAATACCTGTCCTGCGGCCAGGCCGGAATGCACGTGATCAGGGTGTTATGCTGAAGAAAGTCTGATTTGCACAGAAGGAAGTTTTATGAGTGAATATTCTAAGAAAATATTTCCACAATTACGGATAGCAATTAAACGAGATTTAAATATCGATGATATATTCAAGCAATCAAATTTCTTTCAAAATGCACAAAAATATGAAATAGAATTTGGAAAAGTAATACTTGATAATGCTTTTCCTATCCATAAGTATCACATAGCTCTATATAACATTTTTCCATTAAAAAATAAGAGATTTGAGTTCAGATTAGCTATTATATATGGAAATAGAGAACTTAGTAAAAATTATAGTTCGAAATATAATGAAAAAAAAGAATATGAAATAAGAACAGGTTGTATATTACATGGAAAAGGAAGAGAATCCAATAATAATCTAGAAATATTATATAATGACTTCGAAATATTAGAATGGAATACTAATGTTTCATATCAGACTTTGAAAGATAAAGTTGGTTGGATTGCGAAACCTGTGTCTCATTCTTTAACAGATGAATTTTTTAAAGAATATAAAATAGATGATTCACAAAAGATATTTGTTAGCAATCATGGAAAAGTACAAGACGAAAATAGAAAAGATATTGAACCGATATATGATAAAATATGTAAACTTTTATATGTGAAAAATAAAATTTATATTCACCAATTAGTTGCTTCCCTTTTTTCAATCAATAGGAATAAAACTCTATGTACTCAAGTTCACCATATTGATAATAATGGATATAACAACTCTGTAGAAAATTTATTATACGTTTCAGCAGAACAACATGCTTGCATACATACATTTATGTGGGATAAGTATTATTTAAAAGATTACATTTTGAATTTTTATAGGCTTTGATTGGGCTAAACCTTAAATATTTATTTGTTTAAAGAAATTACATGATTTACTATGTAAATAGGAAAAAACAAATAATGCAATAATGAAAACTAAACAATAGGAAAATTCAGCATAACAAAGCCATGAACCAGATTTTCCTATGGCATACTTTCTGCTTTTCGGCTCCGCCGGCAGAAAATACGCCATCTACGGAAAACAGGTTATGGCGGCGTTATCCAGCCTTCGGCCAAAAAAATATTAAAAGGATTGCTGATAGTATCATATGATACTATCATTGAAGTATGAAACCACCGTATGATATTACGAAAACAATATTGGATTTATATGGGCAAATAACAGAAGCATTGGGTATCTGCCAAAGCTTTATGCTTGTTAAACCAGAAGCACGACTACGCCGTCAAAACCGAATTAAAACAATCCAATCATCTCTTTCAATAGAAGGTAATACACTCAATATTGAGAATGTAACAGCATTATTAGATAATCAAAGAATTATTGGTCCAAAAAAAGACATCATCGAAGTACAGAATGCTATCAAAGCATATGATCAGTTGAATGAATTGAGGCCATTCAATAAAAATGATTTTCTTTCAGCACATGGAATACTAATGAAAGATTTAGTAAAAGCACCTGGAGAATATAGAAAATCACAAGTAGGAATTATGAAGGGGAAGGAAGTAACACATATTGCCCCCACATCAGAAATGGTTCCTGGCCTAATGAATGACTTATTCAAATACCTTAAAGAAGATACAGATTTAGAAATTATCAAAAGCTGTGTCTTTCACTATGAGATGGAATTCATTCATCCCTTTGAAGACGGAAACGGAAGAATGGGGAGATATTGGCAAACACGCATATTGATGAAAGTAAATCCAATATTTGAATTTGTACCAATTGAAAAGCTAATTAAAGATCATCAGAAAGAGTATTATCAGGCCTTATCAATTTCAGATAATACCGGAAAATCAACTGTATTTATTGAATTCATGCTAAACATCATAAATCAAGCATTACGTGATACGATTAATGAATCAAAGCCAGCAAGCCCAGATTATCAAAAACGCACAGAAGTTGCTCTCTCTCAGCTGGATAGCTGGTTTGATAGAAAAGAATATATGAAAGTATGTAAAGGAATCTCTAGTGCTACAGCTAGTAGAGATTTAAAACAGTTAATTGAAGAAAATAGGATTGAGTCTACAGGTAAAGGTAGAATGACAAAATATAGAATGGAAAAGAGTGGATAACAAACAATTGAAGTAGAATTACCTACTGTCATGGATCAAGCTATCTACTACGTAGGCATGATCCACGCCAGCTGACGGCAATCTACTTAATTGGATGTTCTACGGACAATTTGAGACGGATTATTTATTATTCTGAACTGTTTCATTTTTCAAATTCTGAACAAATTAAAATCCTCCTCCGGAAGATCAAGAAATATGGACTATAAAAAATCAAATTGGAAAGAACCAGAATGGAATAGGTGTTCTGAATTGATATATTGGTTCATTAATTAACAATATAAAATTAGAATTGGAAAGTATGAAATGAATTTCGGTGTTGTGATCAATAATCTCTGTAGAAGATTATGTCTCGAAGAAGCAATTTTCATTGACTGGAAGTATAAACAAAGTATATATTATTAGTATGGAAGCAAAAATTCAGAAATGGGGCAATAGCCTAGGTATTCGTATTCCAATCAATATCATTCGTGATCTAGCACTGGAAAACGGCTCAACTGTTGATATCGAAGAAATTGAAGATCGGATTATCATTAAACCAAAACGCAACCTCGAAGATTTATTAAGTTGTATTACAGAAGAGAATTTACATAATGAAATCGATTTTGGTATGCCTGAAGGGAATGAATCCTGGTGAAAAAACAATATATACCTGAACGTGGAGACATAATCTGGCTAAATTTCACTCCTCAGGCCGGACATGAACAAGCAGGAAAAAGACCAGCAATAGTTATTTCACCCTCTTCTTATAATTCTAAAACGGGGCTAATGATTGCTTGCCCAATTACGAGTAAAATAAAAAACTACCCCTTCGAAGTACCGGTTATTGGAAGAAAAATATCAGGTGTTGTTTTATCAGATCAGGTAAAAAACTTAGATTGGCGAGTTCGAGAAGCTGCATTTATTGAAAAAGCAACAGAAACTGCTTTTTCTGAAGTACAAGAAAAACTCGCATTATTGATAAAATAATAATACAATATTTTAAAATGAAAAATCCGGCATAAAAAGAGGCCGTAGAACAAGCAAATGAACGAAGACAGAATTTTTTGTCAGGCTCTTTGCACTCACTTCGTTCGAATGCAAAGAGCCCGCCAAATCCTTGCGCTTCGCTCCAGGAACAATTCTGCTTGTTATTTGGATGTTATATTTGCATGAAACAAATTTATGTCTTACAATATCGGATAAATTATTATTTGAAGGAACCGATATGGACCCTAAGTTAATAAAGAGTATTGAAGGTAAAAAAAGAGAACTAGATTCAAATCGACCACTAAATACCTCCATAGTTAAGAAATTGAATGAACAATTCGCAGTAGAATGGATATATAATTCAAATGCTATAGAGGGGAATACACTATCTCTTAATGAAACCGAGATTGTTCTGAATTCTGGTGTAACAATCGGTGGAAAAACAGTAAATGAGCACCTTGAGGTTATAAACCATCAGGAAGGTATTCAATATTTAGAATTACTCATATCCAAAAGAACTGATTTCACAGAAGATTCGATAAAAGAGCTCCATAGACTAATTCTCAAAGGAATTGATGATCTTGAAGCAGGAATTTATCGTAGGCATAACGTAAGAATTGTCGGAGCAAGAATAATACCTCCCCAAGCAATAAAAGTAAAAAGCTTAATGTCAGAACTCATGTCCTGGTATTACGAAAATATGCTTAGTTTACCTATATCAGTATTAGCAGCACAGTTTCATTACAAATTTGTCTGCATCCATCCCTTCATTGATGGGAATGGAAGGGTCGCCCGTTTGTTAATGAATCTAATACTAATGAAGAATGGGTTTCCCCCAACAGTTATATTGAAAGTGGATAGAAAAAAATATTACAGAGTATTAAATGAAGCAAATATAGGAAACGAAGAGTCTTTTGAGAATTTTATTGGTCGCTCTATTGAAAGATCACTGATAATATATCTCAATAGTATCAAACCCAATACAACAGAAAAACAAGGTTTCATAAATCTCAGAGACGCAAGCAAATACTGTAATTACTCCCAGGAGTATCTTTCGTTACTTGCTAGAAAGGGAAAGCTTTCAGCTGTTAAAATTAATAAAGAATGGGTTACAACTCGTGAAGCAATTGAAGATTACGTTAAAGAATTGAAAGAGTGAATACCATATCGAAATAAGGTGTCATAGATAGCAAAGATTTGAAATGGTCCTTCCTGCTTGCACAATTCTTGCGGAAACTGCAGATGGATGGAGATATTTTTATTCGGTGAAAAAGTTCCTAAGAAGCCTGGGAAGGCAAGAGGTGCGCCAAAACCTGTCTTGCAGTC of Oceanispirochaeta crateris contains these proteins:
- a CDS encoding helix-turn-helix domain-containing protein gives rise to the protein MKAYNYEEFKKERLSDPHLKAEYDFLEEEFTLSKEIIQLRKDKNLTQKELAHEIGSSQPAIARLESGNYRNLSLSFLRKVATALDAVPEVHLKRKAN
- a CDS encoding Fic family protein; amino-acid sequence: MKPPYDITKTILDLYGQITEALGICQSFMLVKPEARLRRQNRIKTIQSSLSIEGNTLNIENVTALLDNQRIIGPKKDIIEVQNAIKAYDQLNELRPFNKNDFLSAHGILMKDLVKAPGEYRKSQVGIMKGKEVTHIAPTSEMVPGLMNDLFKYLKEDTDLEIIKSCVFHYEMEFIHPFEDGNGRMGRYWQTRILMKVNPIFEFVPIEKLIKDHQKEYYQALSISDNTGKSTVFIEFMLNIINQALRDTINESKPASPDYQKRTEVALSQLDSWFDRKEYMKVCKGISSATASRDLKQLIEENRIESTGKGRMTKYRMEKSG
- a CDS encoding Fic family protein; the encoded protein is MHETNLCLTISDKLLFEGTDMDPKLIKSIEGKKRELDSNRPLNTSIVKKLNEQFAVEWIYNSNAIEGNTLSLNETEIVLNSGVTIGGKTVNEHLEVINHQEGIQYLELLISKRTDFTEDSIKELHRLILKGIDDLEAGIYRRHNVRIVGARIIPPQAIKVKSLMSELMSWYYENMLSLPISVLAAQFHYKFVCIHPFIDGNGRVARLLMNLILMKNGFPPTVILKVDRKKYYRVLNEANIGNEESFENFIGRSIERSLIIYLNSIKPNTTEKQGFINLRDASKYCNYSQEYLSLLARKGKLSAVKINKEWVTTREAIEDYVKELKE
- a CDS encoding type II toxin-antitoxin system Phd/YefM family antitoxin, translating into MSSINVTNARKDLYKIVETVNLSHEPVHITGKNSSAVLIGEDDWKSIEETLHLMSIPGMRESIIKGMNTPIDELDDSLDW
- the mazF gene encoding endoribonuclease MazF; its protein translation is MKKQYIPERGDIIWLNFTPQAGHEQAGKRPAIVISPSSYNSKTGLMIACPITSKIKNYPFEVPVIGRKISGVVLSDQVKNLDWRVREAAFIEKATETAFSEVQEKLALLIK
- a CDS encoding Fic family protein; amino-acid sequence: MKPPYDITKTILDLYGQITEALGICQSFMLVKPEARLRRQNRIKTIQSSLSIEGNTLNIENVTALLDNQRIIGPKKDIIEVQNAIKAYDQLNELRPFNKNDFLSAHGILMKDLVKAPGEYRKSQVGIMKGKEVTHIAPTSEMVPGLMNDLFKYLKEDTDLEIIKSCVFHYEMEFIHPFEDGNGRMGRYWQTRILMKVNPIFEFVPIEKLIKDHQKEYYQALSISDNTGKSTVFIEFMLNIINQALRDTINESKPASPDYQKRTEVALSQLDSWFDRKEYMKVCKGISSATASRDLKQLIEENRIESTGKGRMTKYRMEKSG
- a CDS encoding type II toxin-antitoxin system VapB family antitoxin → MATNLAIDDQLLVLAQNVAGIKTKKETVNQALKEFVQRRQQEDIIDLFGEIDYDDDYDYKKLRDRN
- a CDS encoding type II toxin-antitoxin system RelE/ParE family toxin, encoding MLQEFGFSLAMPHSKKLTGYDLYELRVKFASDIVRMFYYVHNGKIFIISSGYIKKTNKTSKNEIEKAISLINRYLQEVEDESI
- a CDS encoding Txe/YoeB family addiction module toxin, encoding MFKLLYTKQAKKDARKLSESSLKKKAQQILEIIEVNPFQNPPPYEKLIGDLTGAYSRRINIQHRIVYQVLEKEQIVKILRMWTHYE
- the vapC gene encoding type II toxin-antitoxin system VapC family toxin; the encoded protein is MKVLVDTSVWSLAFRKKSPTEDEKRIINELKELIRELRVVLIGPIRQELLSGISNEIKFQSLKDKMRAFDDLVITTQDYEYAAKIYNDCRKNGIQGSQVDYLICSVARSNNISVFSTDKDFTNYNQVIELKLHQVRKEI
- a CDS encoding AbrB/MazE/SpoVT family DNA-binding domain-containing protein produces the protein MEAKIQKWGNSLGIRIPINIIRDLALENGSTVDIEEIEDRIIIKPKRNLEDLLSCITEENLHNEIDFGMPEGNESW